In the Drosophila takahashii strain IR98-3 E-12201 chromosome 3R, DtakHiC1v2, whole genome shotgun sequence genome, one interval contains:
- the LOC108064996 gene encoding farnesol dehydrogenase-like — MDRWSNRVAVVTGASSGIGSACCKDLVAKGLVVVGLARREERLKQLKESLPADQQARFHGRKCDVSVEQQVVDAFAWIDETLGGADVLVNNAGITTGSLITDADNAADMRSVLDTNVLGFVWCAREAFRSQQKRNVTDGHVVVINSVVGHKIPIMPGFGFKMYAPSKFAVTALVEVLRQEFQQKKTQTKITSISPGAVDTEIIDEKIKEIMPNFPMLRAEDVADAVSYCIQTPPNVQIHELTIKPIGESF; from the exons ATGGATCGTTGGTCAAATCGCGTTGCTGTTGTGACGGGGGCAAGTTCCGGCATCGGATCTGCTTGCTGCAAGGATCTGGTTGCGAAGGGTTTGGTCGTCGTGGGCTTGGCCCGTCGGGAGGAGCGTTTGAAGCAGCTGAAGGAATCCCTGCCAGCGGATCAGCAGGCTCGATTCCATGGCCGCAAGTGTGACGTCAGCGTGGAGCAGCAGGTGGTCGACGCTTTTGCATGGATAGATGAGACGCTGGGAGGGGCGGACGTCTTGGTTAACAATGCAGGTATCACCACCGGTTCCCTGATCACGGATGCCGACAATGCCGCCGACATGCGATCCGTGTTGGACACCAATGTCCTGGGATTCGTCTGGTGCGCCCGCGAGGCTTTTAGGTCACAGCAGAAGCGCAACGTCACCGATGGCCATGTGGTGGTCATCAACAGCGTTGTGGGTCACAAAATTCCCATTATGCCGGGATTCGGCTTCAAGATGTATGCCCCTTCCAAGTTTGCGGTCACCGCTTTGGTGGAGGTGCTGCGACAGGAGTTCCAGCAAAAGAAGACGCAGACCAAGATTACA AGCATCAGCCCTGGAGCCGTCGACACAGAGATCATTGATGAAAAAATCAAGGAGATCATGCCAAACTTCCCTATGTTGCGTGCTGAGGATGTTGCTGACGCAGTTTCTTATTGCATCCAAACGCCTCCCAATGTGCAGATCCATGAGCTAACCATCAAGCCTATCGGTGAATCCTTTTAA
- the LOC108064964 gene encoding uncharacterized protein produces the protein MAQSTKEAALAEMDLIFLDTILPRCCKDITTTQAFYKDYTADKPKRTVTAFRKQTDPALISGHYTNNLKVRGQELKTRTWPRSMDWREEYAQFVKRNKWCNEEIYKLFFVHPPVDYYQIKEYLQDLLRTTYTSDYSPNHYKSLKSQRKQRTRPDADGIDYQTTYGNYHNRIQEEDPFKSNLIPEPGSVVKEIDIGKFAKEMRKLFTKYNLTTYYDTICLPALIKAKDGVMPSGPIDRYTLRKH, from the coding sequence ATGGCCCAGAGCACGAAAGAGGCCGCGTTGGCGGAAATGGATTTGATTTTTCTGGACACAATTCTGCCAAGGTGCTGCAAGGACATAACCACCACCCAAGCTTTCTACAAAGACTACACGGCCGATAAGCCAAAACGAACCGTCACCGCGTTTCGTAAGCAAACAGATCCTGCCTTGATTTCCGGTCATTACACGAACAATCTAAAGGTTCGGGGACAGGAGCTCAAGACAAGGACATGGCCACGATCCATGGACTGGCGCGAGGAGTACGCCCAGTTCGTCAAGCGCAACAAGTGGTGCAACGAGGAGATATATAAACTTTTCTTTGTGCATCCACCCGTCGACTACTACCAAATCAAGGAATATCTGCAGGATCTGCTTAGAACCACTTATACCTCCGATTACTCCCCCAACCATTACAAATCGCTCAAAAGCCAGCGCAAGCAAAGGACGCGACCTGATGCGGATGGCATCGACTATCAAACGACCTATGGCAACTATCACAACCGCATTCAGGAGGAGGATCCGTTTAAGTCGAACCTTATTCCTGAACCAGGGTCAGTTGTCAAGGAGATAGACATTGGAAAATTCGCAAAGGAGATGCGCAAACTGTTCACCAAGTACAATCTTACAACTTATTACGACACCATATGTCTCCCTGCGCTGATAAAGGCCAAGGACGGAGTTATGCCATCGGGACCAATCGATCGCTACACACTTCGCAAGCATTAA
- the LOC108065041 gene encoding facilitated trehalose transporter Tret1 encodes MPSVNREEVSGVAYSYTEVSTFQISEGNTRNMSPEPVKSGRIFLAAVAANLSAFVVGTTLGWTSPIGPKLKAEDTSDSPLSRPITSDEDAWISSLIAVGALVAPFVAGPMADRIGRKWVLLSSSLFFVLAFGLNMVASEVWILYLSRLIQGFGVGFVMTVQPMYVGEISTDNVRGATGSLMQLFIVAGILYVYAIGPYVSYQALQWCCIVVPVIFDLVFYLMPESPYFFAGKGRKSEALKSLQYLRGQSAEGVHDEMAEIQANVEEAMANKGTMMDLFKNAGNRRALFICAGLICFQQLSGINVVLFNSQSIFASANTGLDPAIATIIIGCVQVGSSALTPLVADRLGRKVMLLTSSSVMSIGLAALGAFFYMQLVKKDISSVVWMPVPALIIYNIVYCTGFGPLPWAVLGEMFPANIKSAASSVVASTCWTLGFLVTFFYPSLDALGSYYAFWLFAVCMVVAFFFVLFVVMETKGLSLQEIQDRLNGKRN; translated from the exons ATGCCCTCAGTAAACCGCGAGGAAGTGAGCGGAGTGGCGTATTCCTATACGGAAGTCAGTACGTTTCAGATAAGTGAAGGAAACACTCGAAACATGTCTCCCGAACCCGTCAAGTCGGGTCGAATTTTTCTGGCTGCCGTGGCAG CCAACTTATCCGCATTTGTGGTGGGCACCACACTTGGATGGACCTCCCCAATCGGACCCAAGCTCAAGGCCGAGGACACATCAGACTCGCCGCTGAGTAGGCCCATTACCTCCGATGAAGATGCCTGGATTTCTTCCCTAATTGCCGTCGGAGCCCTGGTGGCTCCGTTTGTGGCCGGTCCGATGGCCGACCGCATCGGTCGGAAGTGGGTGCTCCTGTCCAGCAGCCTCTTCTTCGTCCTGGCCTTCGGCTTAAACATGGTGGCCTCCGAGGTGTGGATCCTTTACCTATCTCGACTGATTCAAGGATTCGGCGTCGGCTTTGTGATGACCGTGCAGCCGATGTATGTGGGTGAGATCTCCACGGACAATGTGCGCGGTGCCACCGGATCCCTGATGCAGCTCTTCATTGTGG CTGGAATTCTGTATGTCTATGCCATTGGACCGTATGTTTCATATCAGGCTCTGCAGTGGTGCTGCATTGTGGTGCCAGTGATCTTTGACTTGGTCTTCTACCTGATGCCCGAGAGTCCCTATTTCTTTGCCGGAAAAGGCCGCAAGTCGGAGGCCCTGAAGTCGCTGCAGTACCTACGCGGCCAGAGTGCCGAGGGCGTGCACGACGAGATGGCCGAGATCCAGGCCAATGTGGAGGAGGCGATGGCCAACAAGGGCACTATGATGGACCTGTTCAAGAACGCTGGCAACCGAAGGGCCCTGTTTATCTGCGCCGGCCTGATCTGCTTCCAGCAGTTGTCGGGCATCAACGTGGTGCTCTTCAACAGCCAATCGATATTCGCTAGTGCCAACACTGGGTTGGATCCGGCCATCGCCACCATTATCATCGGGTGTGTCCAGGTGGGATCCTCGGCACTAACGCCTTTGGTGGCCGATCGCCTGGGCAGGAAGGTGATGCTGCTGACGTCCTCCAGCGTGATGTCCATCGGACTGGCGGCCCTGGGAGCATTCTTCTATATGCAGCTGGTCAAAAAGGACATCTCCAGCGTCGTTTGGATGCCGGTTCCTGCCCTGATCATCTACAACATTGTGTACTGCACGGGCTTCGGACCGCTTCCGTGGGCGGTGCTTGGCGAGATGTTTCCGGCGAACATCAAGTCGGCGGCCTCCTCGGTGGTGGCCAGCACCTGCTGGACCCTAGGCTTCCTGGTCACCTTCTTCTATCCCAGCCTGGATGCCCTGGGTTCCTACTACGCCTTCTGGCTCTTTGCCGTCTGCATGGTGGTGGCCTTCTTCTTTGTCCTCTTCGTTGTGATGGAAACCAAGGGCCTAAGTCTGCAGGAGATCCAGGATCGACTCAACGGCAAACGCAACTAG